The Pseudodesulfovibrio sp. S3 genome window below encodes:
- a CDS encoding PAS domain-containing protein, which translates to MFKRFRESLIAKMILSGGVTLLFCIFLWSGFNVYYFKRNVLSNVMSDIEMISDTIMLALHYAMMLDNEEDIKENINNISKQEEIESIRVYNKQGRIVFSNIPEEIGTVIGLESPSCWNCHQYDPPPPTMPLSKRTRMVESGKRQLMAIMTPIANTEGCSPGPCHVHKEDEQVLGLLDVTVNMDAKNSMIMLFERANMGISIVVFAATFLALFAFTYKFIFRPIKRLISATEGISAGRTFSDIRIEQVDEIGTLGQAFNMMGQRVHEKHHELMEQREEFRNLFENVPCLVSVVDTDYRVIRHNSAYERHFGLPMGKRCWQVNKGRIEKCEVCPVDRTFKDGLSHMSEESGLSKEGMPIHWIVYTSPVKNKDGRVVAAMEMMIDITRRKELVNQLAASEHRYHAIFDSIPNAVFVLDRDTLEILNSNESSHDIYGWHHLELRGRSFMQFFREEEALDWEEAVRTRPEIELCTHVTKSGRPIFVFLRISPARFEDRDTLIVTCTDVSRKIEAERQLIQASKMTTLGEMSTGVAHELNQPLTILKAISNLLSRKVETNAPLDPEIMAEMAEGISTHVDRASKIIEHMREFGRKSDLKTMPVQINEVLARGFEFFSQQLIVHNIEMIWELEEGLPLIMADSNRLEQVVINLLLNARDAIEEKWSKHKLDADKRIKITSFSSKGMVVFRICDTGAGIPPSIRERLFEPFFTTKNVGKGTGLGLSISYGIVTDYGGDIKAQSWESEGACFEISFPKAECEL; encoded by the coding sequence ATGTTCAAGAGATTCCGCGAAAGCCTGATCGCCAAGATGATCCTGTCCGGCGGAGTCACGCTCCTGTTCTGCATCTTCCTGTGGAGCGGGTTCAACGTCTATTACTTCAAGCGCAACGTCCTCTCCAACGTCATGTCGGACATCGAAATGATCTCCGACACCATCATGCTCGCCCTGCACTATGCCATGATGCTCGACAACGAAGAGGACATCAAAGAGAACATCAACAACATCAGCAAGCAGGAAGAAATCGAATCCATCCGCGTCTACAACAAACAGGGACGCATCGTCTTTTCCAACATTCCCGAGGAGATCGGAACCGTTATCGGGCTTGAATCGCCCTCCTGCTGGAACTGCCACCAATACGACCCGCCGCCGCCCACCATGCCCCTGTCCAAACGGACCCGGATGGTCGAGTCCGGCAAGCGTCAGCTCATGGCCATCATGACTCCCATCGCCAACACCGAAGGATGTTCTCCCGGTCCCTGCCATGTGCACAAGGAGGACGAACAGGTCCTCGGCCTGCTGGACGTGACCGTGAACATGGATGCCAAAAATTCCATGATCATGCTGTTCGAGCGGGCCAACATGGGCATCTCCATAGTGGTCTTCGCGGCCACGTTCCTGGCCCTGTTCGCCTTTACCTACAAATTCATCTTCCGGCCCATCAAACGTCTCATTTCCGCCACCGAGGGAATCAGTGCAGGACGGACCTTTTCGGACATCAGGATCGAGCAGGTGGACGAAATCGGCACCCTGGGCCAGGCCTTCAACATGATGGGCCAGCGTGTTCACGAAAAGCACCACGAACTCATGGAACAGCGCGAGGAATTCCGCAACCTGTTCGAAAACGTCCCGTGCCTGGTCAGCGTGGTGGACACCGATTACCGGGTCATCCGCCACAATTCGGCCTATGAACGCCACTTCGGATTGCCCATGGGAAAACGGTGCTGGCAGGTGAACAAGGGGAGAATCGAAAAATGCGAGGTCTGTCCTGTGGACCGCACCTTCAAGGACGGACTGTCCCACATGTCCGAGGAATCCGGCCTGTCCAAGGAAGGCATGCCCATCCACTGGATAGTGTACACCTCACCCGTCAAGAACAAGGACGGCCGGGTGGTGGCGGCCATGGAGATGATGATCGACATCACCCGCCGCAAGGAGCTTGTAAACCAGCTCGCCGCCTCCGAACACCGGTATCACGCCATTTTCGATTCCATCCCGAACGCGGTCTTCGTGCTGGACCGGGATACCCTGGAAATACTCAACTCCAACGAGTCGTCCCACGACATCTATGGTTGGCACCACCTGGAACTGCGCGGCCGGTCGTTCATGCAGTTTTTCCGCGAAGAAGAGGCCCTCGACTGGGAGGAAGCCGTCCGCACCAGACCCGAAATCGAGCTGTGCACGCACGTGACCAAATCCGGCAGGCCCATTTTCGTTTTCCTGCGCATCTCCCCGGCCCGGTTCGAGGATAGGGACACCCTCATTGTCACCTGCACCGACGTGTCCAGGAAGATCGAGGCCGAGCGGCAACTCATTCAGGCCAGCAAGATGACTACCCTGGGCGAAATGAGCACCGGTGTTGCCCACGAGCTCAATCAGCCCCTGACCATCCTCAAGGCCATCTCCAACCTGCTCTCGCGCAAAGTGGAAACCAATGCGCCGCTGGACCCGGAGATCATGGCGGAAATGGCGGAAGGCATCTCCACCCACGTGGACCGGGCCAGCAAGATCATCGAACACATGCGCGAATTCGGACGAAAATCAGACCTCAAGACCATGCCCGTACAGATCAACGAGGTGTTGGCGCGCGGCTTCGAATTCTTCAGCCAGCAGCTCATAGTGCACAACATCGAAATGATATGGGAACTGGAAGAGGGACTCCCGCTGATCATGGCCGACTCCAACCGGCTGGAGCAGGTGGTCATCAATCTCCTGCTCAACGCCCGGGACGCCATTGAAGAAAAGTGGAGCAAACACAAGCTCGATGCCGACAAACGCATCAAGATCACATCCTTCAGCAGCAAGGGCATGGTCGTATTCAGGATATGCGACACCGGCGCGGGCATCCCCCCGTCCATTCGGGAGCGTCTGTTCGAGCCCTTCTTCACCACCAAGAACGTGGGCAAGGGGACCGGGCTGGGCTTATCCATCTCATACGGCATCGTCACCGACTACGGCGGGGACATCAAGGCACAGTCCTGGGAATCGGAAGGCGCCTGTTTTGAAATATCCTTCCCCAAGGCCGAGTGCGAACTGTAA
- a CDS encoding Rrf2 family transcriptional regulator translates to MKLTTRSRYGTRLLLDIALHSKDGTPVPSKDTAEREGLSIKYLEKLIKMLKQEGYVTGKRGPNGGNVLVKRPEDISIGEVARILDGEEQVLGCEGDVSTCPRAAVCLKRSIWDDASMAMYKMLDSYSLADLMKDAFLCPQNPPLQE, encoded by the coding sequence ATGAAACTGACCACACGCAGCAGATACGGCACCCGGTTGCTCCTGGACATCGCCCTCCACTCCAAGGACGGCACCCCTGTCCCGAGCAAGGACACTGCCGAGCGCGAGGGGTTATCCATCAAATACCTGGAAAAACTCATCAAGATGCTCAAGCAGGAAGGGTATGTGACCGGCAAGCGCGGCCCCAACGGCGGCAACGTCCTGGTCAAACGCCCCGAGGACATTTCCATCGGCGAGGTGGCCCGCATTCTTGACGGCGAAGAACAGGTGCTGGGCTGCGAGGGCGACGTGTCCACCTGTCCGAGGGCAGCGGTCTGCCTGAAGCGCTCCATCTGGGACGACGCCAGCATGGCCATGTACAAGATGCTCGATTCCTATTCCCTGGCCGACCTGATGAAGGACGCGTTCCTGTGTCCGCAGAACCCGCCGCTCCAAGAGTAG
- a CDS encoding response regulator, whose product MNFRKLMLVDDEAGVRRFLGLSLVDLGYEVETAANGKIAMELFDRFKPDIVFTDIKMPVMDGIELLKAIKEKSPDTEVVMITGHGDLDLAIESLKFDASDFITKPINNDVLEVALERARDRFTMKRQLRNYTENLEALVEEKTQRIVELERQKAASAVVQGLSAALSDAAQDVETGDGLFNELPCLVSIHNRYLEIVAHNTLFEERLGNQVGSNSFDIYSDRNSPGNACPVQRTFETGHGQRSKENFLGKDGEEIAVTVFTAPIPGNNGDIELVLDISVDMSELKRLQDELLTTQYKYQRLFDEAPCYITVQNPDLTIAEANKKFVEDFGEAAGKPCFAYYKHRHEQCSDCLVEKTFKDGLSRQRETVVTTLNGEQKNMLVQSAPIHDASGKIVQAMEMSTDITEIRRLQDHLTSLGIMLGSMSHGVKGMLTSLDGGIYRLESGLNKGDGKRVEDATRTLKTMIGRVKKMVLDILYYAKSRELEAETVDASQFLRDTAAIAAAKADAACVEFVCNVPDDLGELQADTAAMSAALINFLENGVDASERIKGGRVELAAERQGTDLVITITDNGMGMDQETKEKIFTLFFSSKGKKGTGIGLFISNQTIEQHGGSITVASSLNQGSTFTITLPEKAGR is encoded by the coding sequence ATGAATTTCAGGAAATTGATGCTCGTCGATGACGAGGCAGGTGTCCGCCGCTTCCTAGGCCTCTCTCTCGTGGACCTCGGCTACGAAGTCGAAACGGCTGCCAACGGCAAGATCGCCATGGAGCTTTTCGACCGTTTCAAGCCCGACATCGTCTTCACCGACATCAAGATGCCCGTCATGGACGGCATCGAACTGCTCAAGGCCATCAAGGAAAAGTCCCCGGACACCGAAGTGGTCATGATCACCGGTCACGGCGACCTTGACCTGGCCATTGAATCCCTGAAATTCGACGCCTCGGACTTCATCACCAAACCCATCAACAACGATGTGCTGGAAGTAGCCCTGGAACGGGCGCGAGACCGCTTCACCATGAAGCGCCAGTTGCGCAACTACACCGAAAACCTGGAAGCCCTGGTCGAGGAAAAGACCCAGCGCATCGTGGAACTGGAACGACAGAAAGCGGCCTCCGCAGTGGTCCAGGGCCTCTCGGCCGCACTCTCGGACGCGGCTCAGGACGTGGAGACCGGCGACGGCCTGTTCAACGAACTGCCCTGTCTGGTCTCCATCCACAACCGCTATCTCGAAATCGTGGCCCACAACACCCTGTTCGAGGAACGGCTGGGCAATCAGGTCGGCTCCAACAGTTTCGACATCTACTCCGACCGCAACTCTCCGGGCAACGCCTGCCCGGTGCAACGGACCTTCGAGACAGGACACGGACAGCGCAGCAAGGAAAATTTCCTCGGAAAGGACGGCGAGGAGATTGCCGTCACGGTCTTTACCGCGCCCATCCCCGGCAACAACGGGGACATCGAACTGGTCCTGGACATCTCCGTGGACATGAGCGAGCTCAAACGTCTTCAGGACGAACTGTTGACCACCCAATACAAATATCAACGGCTTTTCGACGAGGCACCCTGCTACATCACCGTCCAGAACCCCGATCTTACCATTGCCGAGGCCAACAAGAAGTTCGTCGAGGACTTCGGCGAGGCCGCAGGCAAGCCCTGCTTTGCCTACTACAAGCACCGCCATGAGCAATGCAGCGACTGTCTTGTCGAAAAGACCTTCAAGGACGGCCTGTCCCGACAGCGCGAGACCGTGGTCACCACGTTGAACGGCGAGCAGAAGAACATGCTCGTGCAGAGTGCGCCCATCCACGACGCCTCGGGCAAGATCGTCCAGGCCATGGAGATGTCCACGGACATCACCGAAATCCGCCGTTTGCAGGATCACCTGACCTCTCTGGGCATCATGCTCGGTTCCATGTCCCACGGGGTCAAGGGCATGCTCACCTCCCTGGACGGCGGCATCTATCGGCTCGAATCCGGCCTGAACAAGGGTGACGGAAAACGCGTGGAAGACGCCACCAGGACGCTGAAGACCATGATCGGCCGGGTCAAGAAAATGGTCCTGGACATCCTGTATTACGCCAAGTCGCGGGAGCTGGAGGCCGAAACCGTGGATGCCTCCCAGTTCCTCAGGGACACTGCGGCAATAGCTGCGGCCAAGGCTGACGCGGCCTGTGTGGAATTCGTCTGCAACGTGCCCGACGATCTCGGAGAGTTGCAGGCCGACACTGCGGCCATGTCCGCAGCGCTGATCAACTTTCTGGAAAACGGGGTGGACGCCTCCGAACGCATCAAGGGCGGCCGGGTGGAGCTGGCCGCCGAGCGCCAAGGAACCGATCTGGTCATCACCATCACCGACAACGGCATGGGCATGGACCAGGAGACCAAGGAAAAGATCTTCACCCTCTTCTTCTCGTCCAAGGGCAAAAAAGGCACGGGCATCGGACTGTTCATCTCCAATCAGACCATAGAACAGCACGGCGGCTCCATAACGGTAGCCTCCTCCCTGAACCAGGGGTCGACCTTCACCATAACCCTGCCGGAAAAGGCCGGACGGTAG
- the divK gene encoding DVU0259 family response regulator domain-containing protein, with translation MPKKIMVVDDDPDIVDYLISVFEDHGYDTCRASDGISAYEVAMAQKPDLITLDIEMPHEWGPRFYRRLTNEEEFSDIPVIVISGLSGIHLAIRRAVATIKKPFDPADVIQIVREALGD, from the coding sequence ATGCCAAAGAAAATCATGGTGGTGGACGACGACCCTGACATCGTCGATTACCTCATCAGCGTATTCGAAGATCACGGATACGACACCTGCCGCGCCTCCGACGGGATATCCGCCTATGAGGTGGCCATGGCTCAAAAGCCGGACCTCATTACGCTGGATATTGAAATGCCCCACGAGTGGGGGCCCAGATTCTACCGTCGGCTGACCAATGAGGAGGAATTTTCGGACATCCCGGTGATCGTCATCAGCGGGCTGTCGGGAATTCATCTGGCCATCCGACGGGCCGTGGCAACCATCAAGAAGCCCTTTGATCCGGCGGATGTGATCCAGATAGTGCGCGAGGCTCTGGGCGATTAG
- the divK gene encoding DVU0259 family response regulator domain-containing protein encodes MSKKILIVDDDKEIRSYLSELLGDNGYETVTATDGSEAVEIAKAEKPDLITLDLEMPNEWGPRFYRKISQDEELKRTPVVVISGLNAIKYAIPKAIASLTKPFEPAQLLKIVKDAIG; translated from the coding sequence ATGTCCAAGAAGATTCTCATTGTCGATGATGACAAGGAAATCCGTTCTTACTTGTCCGAGCTGCTCGGCGACAACGGCTATGAAACCGTGACTGCCACCGACGGCTCCGAGGCCGTGGAGATCGCCAAGGCGGAAAAGCCCGATCTCATCACCCTGGACCTGGAAATGCCCAACGAATGGGGTCCGAGGTTCTACCGCAAAATCAGCCAGGATGAAGAGCTCAAGCGCACTCCCGTTGTGGTCATCAGCGGCCTCAACGCGATCAAGTACGCTATTCCCAAGGCAATCGCAAGCCTCACCAAGCCTTTTGAGCCTGCCCAGCTGCTGAAAATCGTCAAGGACGCTATCGGCTAG
- a CDS encoding universal stress protein, with the protein MFKKILLATSGAPSTFGAARVAFDMAKRYGAEVVVFNVMGVPTKAFSQVVNDVRTGEEIEVDDEYRAWVEEELKSTFQKQIESVEFSKIITTTGVPHREILRAARAEDVDLIVMGASSGDSSAYRKGYPGSTLQRVAKAARCPVMTVHRETASYWGGFGSILFATDFSKQAESAFKYALASAKELDCDLTLFHALDISGKVLDQNAIEDELIAARERIRATYVSQMGDFKNFDVEVWEGVPYVEIVKMARERSADLIVMAHHNRELDPELARIGSTMEQVILRAGCPVVSVSKPDKV; encoded by the coding sequence ATGTTCAAAAAGATTCTGTTGGCCACCAGCGGAGCTCCGTCCACCTTCGGTGCCGCCCGTGTCGCATTCGACATGGCCAAGCGCTATGGAGCCGAGGTCGTGGTGTTCAATGTCATGGGCGTCCCCACCAAGGCGTTTTCCCAGGTGGTCAATGACGTCCGCACCGGCGAAGAAATCGAGGTTGACGACGAATACCGCGCCTGGGTTGAGGAGGAGCTGAAATCCACCTTCCAGAAGCAGATCGAATCCGTGGAGTTCTCCAAGATCATCACCACCACCGGCGTGCCGCACCGCGAGATCCTTCGCGCTGCCCGCGCCGAGGACGTGGACCTGATCGTCATGGGTGCCAGCTCCGGCGACTCGTCCGCATACCGCAAGGGCTACCCCGGTTCCACCCTGCAACGCGTGGCCAAGGCCGCCCGGTGTCCGGTCATGACCGTGCACCGCGAAACCGCTTCCTACTGGGGCGGCTTCGGCAGCATCCTCTTTGCCACGGACTTCTCCAAACAGGCAGAGAGCGCATTCAAGTATGCCCTGGCCTCGGCCAAGGAACTGGATTGCGATCTGACGCTGTTCCACGCCCTGGATATCAGCGGCAAGGTGCTTGACCAGAACGCCATCGAAGACGAACTCATCGCGGCCCGTGAGCGCATCCGCGCCACCTACGTGTCGCAGATGGGCGACTTCAAGAACTTCGATGTCGAGGTGTGGGAAGGCGTGCCCTATGTGGAAATCGTCAAAATGGCCCGCGAGCGGAGCGCCGACCTCATCGTCATGGCGCACCACAACCGCGAACTGGACCCGGAACTGGCCCGCATCGGCTCCACCATGGAGCAGGTCATCCTGCGCGCCGGTTGCCCGGTGGTCAGCGTCAGCAAGCCTGACAAGGTCTAA
- the hmcF gene encoding sulfate respiration complex iron-sulfur protein HmcF: MPEGILCNKTPINTDEQLKLTLSDKGGKQYYEEMNHLEVDSDKLWGAIQKTMKSRTKTWLEICAHCGLCAESCFLYQVNGRVPEQVPSYKIQSTLGVIVKKKGKVDNAFMQMCMETAWSKCTCCNRCGMYCPHGIDMGVMFGYLRGLLYSQGFVPWELKIGSGMHRVYRAQMDVTTEDWVDTCEWMAEETEEEWPGLEIPIDKEDADIMYTCNAREPKHYPEDVAEAAILFHVAGENWTVPSEGWEQTSLSMFAGDWECCKDNVQNVYDAIERLRPKRAIGTECGHAHRATVIEGPYWTGRPDGQPPVPYIHYVEWLAEALRTGKLKIDPTKRIKEPVTLQDSCNYVRNQGLKDVTREILSYIVEPGYFVEMAPAKEHNYCCGGGGGFNGIGIYRPQRNMALRKKMEQIIDTGCKLVIAPCHNCWDAIRDLEEEYEIGIRWSFLKPLVIKMLDVPEHLLPKDE; this comes from the coding sequence ATGCCTGAAGGAATACTTTGCAACAAGACGCCCATCAACACCGACGAACAGCTCAAGCTGACGCTGTCGGACAAGGGCGGCAAGCAATACTACGAAGAAATGAACCACCTGGAAGTTGACTCCGACAAGCTTTGGGGCGCCATCCAGAAAACCATGAAATCAAGAACCAAGACCTGGCTTGAGATCTGTGCTCACTGCGGCCTGTGCGCCGAGAGCTGCTTTCTCTATCAGGTCAACGGACGCGTCCCCGAACAGGTCCCGTCCTACAAGATCCAGTCCACCCTTGGGGTGATCGTCAAGAAAAAAGGCAAGGTCGACAACGCCTTCATGCAGATGTGCATGGAGACCGCCTGGTCCAAGTGCACCTGCTGCAACCGTTGCGGCATGTACTGCCCGCACGGCATCGACATGGGCGTCATGTTCGGTTACCTGCGCGGTCTGCTCTACTCCCAGGGCTTTGTGCCGTGGGAACTCAAGATCGGTTCCGGCATGCACCGCGTGTACCGCGCCCAGATGGACGTGACCACCGAAGACTGGGTCGATACCTGCGAATGGATGGCCGAGGAGACCGAAGAAGAATGGCCGGGTCTTGAAATCCCCATCGACAAGGAAGATGCGGATATCATGTACACCTGCAACGCCCGCGAGCCCAAGCACTACCCGGAAGACGTGGCCGAAGCAGCCATCCTCTTCCACGTGGCCGGAGAAAACTGGACCGTCCCCTCCGAGGGATGGGAACAGACCTCCCTGTCCATGTTTGCCGGTGACTGGGAATGCTGCAAGGACAACGTCCAGAACGTCTACGACGCCATCGAGCGGCTGCGGCCCAAACGGGCCATCGGCACCGAGTGCGGCCATGCCCACCGTGCCACGGTCATCGAAGGCCCCTACTGGACCGGTCGTCCCGACGGACAGCCCCCCGTGCCCTACATCCACTATGTGGAATGGCTGGCCGAGGCACTGCGCACAGGCAAGCTCAAGATCGATCCGACCAAGCGCATCAAGGAACCTGTCACCTTGCAGGATTCCTGCAACTACGTGCGCAACCAGGGGTTGAAAGACGTCACCCGCGAGATCCTCAGCTACATCGTGGAACCGGGCTACTTCGTGGAAATGGCCCCGGCCAAGGAGCACAACTACTGCTGCGGCGGTGGCGGCGGTTTCAACGGTATCGGCATATACCGCCCCCAGCGCAACATGGCCCTGCGCAAGAAGATGGAGCAGATCATCGATACGGGCTGCAAGCTCGTCATCGCGCCCTGCCACAACTGCTGGGACGCCATCCGCGACCTGGAGGAAGAGTATGAAATCGGCATCCGCTGGTCCTTCCTCAAACCGCTGGTGATCAAGATGCTGGATGTTCCCGAGCATCTTCTGCCCAAGGACGAGTAA
- the hmcE gene encoding sulfate respiration complex protein HmcE, which produces MYDFLTGPMLWVTFLVSFGGLLVRAVMYVRGLHWQLDRVAYRPNMKYGMRGGLRSILAFIIPFKARLWRVRPGFTIIFFAFHIGLLVTPIFLEAHNVMLSKAFGFSLPTLPTMVADVLAWTCLVGGLFMVLRRIAFPEVRIITTFYDYLLIVITVMPFITGLIARYEMGDYNFWLMAHIISGEIWLLCLPFTKLSHAVLFFMSRMQLGMDYGIKRGGMKGSDMAW; this is translated from the coding sequence ATGTACGATTTCCTGACAGGGCCGATGCTCTGGGTGACGTTTCTCGTCAGCTTTGGCGGCCTGCTCGTTCGCGCCGTGATGTACGTCCGAGGACTACACTGGCAGCTCGACCGGGTGGCATACCGCCCCAACATGAAATACGGTATGCGGGGCGGACTACGGTCCATCCTGGCCTTCATCATCCCGTTCAAGGCCCGGCTGTGGCGCGTGCGTCCCGGTTTCACCATCATCTTCTTCGCTTTCCACATCGGGCTGCTTGTCACCCCGATCTTCCTGGAAGCCCACAACGTGATGCTGAGCAAGGCCTTTGGCTTCAGCCTGCCCACGCTGCCCACCATGGTGGCGGACGTGCTCGCCTGGACCTGTCTGGTGGGCGGACTGTTCATGGTCCTTCGCCGTATCGCCTTCCCGGAAGTGCGCATCATCACCACCTTCTACGACTACCTGCTGATCGTCATCACCGTGATGCCCTTCATCACCGGTCTGATCGCACGGTACGAGATGGGTGACTACAACTTCTGGCTGATGGCGCATATCATCAGCGGAGAAATCTGGCTTCTGTGCCTGCCCTTCACCAAGCTCAGCCACGCCGTCCTGTTCTTCATGTCCCGCATGCAGCTGGGCATGGACTACGGCATCAAGCGCGGTGGCATGAAGGGCTCGGACATGGCCTGGTAA
- the hmcD gene encoding sulfate respiration complex protein HmcD produces the protein MEFFTLQDYYTFTKGTVYLIMGGILVGVTLYWQFLMGGNKKDD, from the coding sequence ATGGAATTCTTCACACTCCAAGACTACTACACGTTTACCAAGGGTACCGTGTACCTGATCATGGGCGGGATTCTCGTAGGGGTCACCCTCTACTGGCAGTTCCTCATGGGCGGCAACAAAAAGGACGACTAG
- the hmcC gene encoding sulfate respiration complex protein HmcC, whose translation MSVDTTMAEKRSLFTPFNIIAGIILIAGLIVTVMRFTVGLGAVTNLDQNNPWGIWIGFDLMCGVALAAGGYTTSAACYVFGLKKFHSGVRPAILTAFLGYALVVFALHYDVGRPWRLPYPIFVQQGTTSLLFEVGLCVFLYLTVLFIEFTPALFEWLGMKKIRNVVVKLTLALTIFGVVLSTLHQSSLGALFTIVPSKLHPLWYSQYLPVFFFVSSICAGLSMVIFEGTLSHKPMHHLMDEEYLSNHDGLVLGFAKAASLVLFGYFSIKLIGLAYDNNWHYLTTGYGAWYLVEMLGFVALPSFLYAIGVRDKNITLIKWAAGLTVLGIVVNRFNISMIAFNYQLPSAERYFPSWGEITISLFVVTIGVLVFRFITTRMPIFYVHPDYKDEH comes from the coding sequence ATGTCTGTCGACACCACCATGGCCGAAAAGAGATCGCTCTTCACGCCGTTCAATATCATTGCTGGAATCATTCTCATCGCCGGACTCATCGTCACCGTGATGCGTTTCACCGTCGGCCTCGGCGCCGTCACCAACCTTGACCAGAACAACCCCTGGGGCATCTGGATCGGCTTCGATCTGATGTGCGGCGTTGCCCTGGCAGCCGGAGGATACACCACCTCGGCCGCCTGCTACGTGTTCGGTCTCAAAAAGTTCCATTCGGGGGTCCGCCCGGCCATCCTGACCGCCTTCCTGGGCTATGCCCTGGTGGTCTTCGCCCTGCATTACGATGTGGGCCGTCCGTGGCGTCTGCCCTACCCGATCTTCGTCCAGCAGGGCACCACGTCCCTGCTCTTCGAAGTGGGTCTCTGCGTGTTCCTGTACCTGACCGTGCTGTTCATCGAATTCACCCCGGCCCTTTTCGAATGGCTCGGCATGAAGAAGATCCGCAACGTCGTGGTCAAGCTGACCCTGGCCCTGACCATCTTCGGCGTGGTCCTGTCCACCCTGCACCAATCCTCCCTTGGCGCGCTGTTCACCATCGTGCCCTCGAAGCTGCACCCGCTGTGGTACTCCCAGTACCTGCCGGTCTTCTTCTTCGTGTCGAGCATCTGCGCGGGCCTGTCCATGGTCATCTTCGAAGGAACCCTCTCCCACAAGCCCATGCACCACTTGATGGATGAGGAGTACCTGAGCAACCACGATGGCCTTGTCCTCGGTTTTGCCAAGGCCGCTTCCCTCGTGCTGTTCGGGTACTTCTCCATCAAGCTCATCGGCCTGGCCTACGACAACAACTGGCACTACCTGACCACGGGCTACGGAGCCTGGTACCTGGTCGAGATGCTCGGTTTCGTGGCCCTGCCCTCTTTCCTCTACGCCATCGGCGTACGGGACAAGAATATCACCTTGATCAAATGGGCCGCGGGCCTCACCGTCCTCGGCATTGTCGTCAACCGGTTCAACATCTCCATGATCGCCTTCAACTACCAACTGCCTTCGGCGGAGCGGTACTTCCCGAGCTGGGGCGAGATCACCATCTCCCTGTTCGTGGTGACCATAGGCGTGCTTGTTTTCCGGTTCATCACCACCAGGATGCCCATCTTCTACGTGCACCCTGACTACAAGGACGAACACTAG